The genome window GTCTCAAGATAATGAACCAGATCAAGTTCCAGGGAAATCAGTCCGTCAACACGCCCTATTACTAACTCAAAAACAGCAATAAGCGCGTTGATCGAGCTTGAAAGCCTATAATCCTTCTGATTCTTTCATCCATTTAAATCCCCAATGAGGTTGGCAGACCGTCTACTGTTGCACACCAGCCACTTGAAGTTATTTCCATATGAACAAGTTCCTCAGCCGTCTATCGGCACTCACTTTACTCTTAATCGCAGCGTTTGCGATCGCATTACTCCTTAAGAATCGATCGGCAATGCAGCCTGGCTCTGCCCTCAGCGACTCGCCCGAGAATGCAGTTGCCACGACAAGCCATGCGCAGGCAGATCCGATTGAGGCACACGAAGCCTCGCCACAGGGCCACGCACACACACACAACCATGCCCCCACAGCAGCTCCGCAGCCGACAACGAGCGCCAGCGCCAAACAGGCAAAAGCACTCAGCGCCACACTACAAGGCAAGTCGTCAAGAAAGATATCGGTCGCAACATTCGACACCCTAAAAACAGGCACAGTAGGAGATACCGTTCAACTAGACATCGCAGGCACTCTAATCCACGGCACAATTGCAGCAGTTCAGCGCAAGGATATCTTTCATAAAATCGGCATTCGACTCGATGATGAAGCAGGCACCGCCCTTGTAAACATCACCGATGGCACGCAACTCAAAGCACAAATTTCCCTAACGGGCCAAACCAGCGTATTCACCCTAAATGGAGACATTGAACATGATAGTGCGACCTTTGAGAAGAAAGCAGTCTCAGATGTCTACTGCGCACCGAAAGGCGCCACGCTGACCCAAGCACTGGGGCTCGAGAGCATCAACGCACCAGTCTATACACCATCAGTCCCAGCACCCGAAGATGGCGAAATTCCGATCTTAAATAGCAAACCAGGATCAGAATATGTGATCTACCTCGATCTCGACGGCGAAACCGTAACGGACCCCAATTGGACTGATCGAAATTTTTTCAACACGATCTATGCAACGCCAATGGCGAATAGCACCAACGCATCATGGGTCACCGCCGTCTTCCGTCGCGTCTGCGAGGACTACGTAATATTCGATGTGAATGTCACCACAGACTACGACGTATTTATAGCTGCCGACGTAAAGAAGCGCGTGCAATGCGTATTTACCTCGACCAACTTTGAAGGAGCCGGAACCGGCGGCATCGCTTATGTCGACTCCTTCGGCACCGACGTCGTATGCTGGGTATTCTGGGAGGATGAATACTTTTCTGCATACGCAGCGTCCCATGAAGTCGGGCACACCCTCGGACTCAGTCACGACGGCGACTCAAACTCAAGCTACTACGGCGGACATGGCGACGGTGAAACCAGCTGGGCCCCACTCATGGGCAATGGCTTCTATGACGTATCCGACCCATTTGAACGCCCCAATGTCACACAGTGGAGCAATGGCGACTACGACGATGCCGACAACCAAGAAGACGACCTGGCCATCATCACCACCACCACTCCCAGAACAAATAACAGCACTGAGAAAAACGGCCTCAACTACCGCGCGGACGACTACGGCGACCGCACGATCCTATCCGAAACTTTAAACGTGCCCAACGGTGCGATTTCCCATTACGGTATTGTCGAACAAACAGACGATCAGGACTGGTTTAAATTCTTGACCGAAGGCGGCTCGATACAGATCGACGCCGATGTAGTAAACATCATGTCAACGGAAGGCACTGACGGCTCGAACACTTATGGCTCAAACCTAGCAGTCGAACTGACACTATACGATTCAACTGGCACACAGATAGACCAATCCTCTCCTGACGACATTCTGGGAGCCAGCCTAACAACCAATCTCCCGAGCGAATTAGCACTTTACTATATCAGTATCGACGGCGCAGGTCGTAAAACGTCCAGCGATGGTTTTTCAGACTACGGTAGCCTAGGGGAATACCTCGTCTCAGGAAATATCACCCCCGCGAATATCACTATTTCCGACAACAATGGTCAGCTCATCGGCCCTGACGCTGTAGCAAGCCCAACCAATGGCACCGCATTTGGCTTTGTGAACGAATCAACAACACACCAATTCCAAATCACCAATACCGGCAGCACCCCGATCTCCACCACAAGTATCACCAGCAATACAAACAATTTCACTGCTAGTTCCTTCGCGCCTGCCACACTAGCCCCGGGAGAGTCGCAATCTTTCAACATCACCTTCGATACATCCAGCTATGGCCTTTACTACGGAATAATCACCGTCAACTACGACGACGGAACACCACAGACATATCCGATCAGCGTCAGCGCAACGAGAACCAGCATTGGTGGCGATGATAATTACGAACGTAACGACACCTTCTTCGAGCCCTACAACTTATCGAGCACACCTGGCACGAATCTCCAGTTCCTGCTCGGATACGGCTACCAAAGAAACAACGATTGGTTCCAAATCGCAATTCCTGCAGGCTCCAATCAAATCAAAGCTCAATGCGATTTCCTCAACTCAGAAGGCAACATTGACCTACTACTCTACGACCAAACCGGACGACTACTACAAACGGAAAGCAGCACCGATGACAATGAAACCCTAGAGTATCTAGTCTCACATAGCAATGGAGGCACATTCTATCTGCTGGTAAAATCCGCAGATAGTAACGACGCCGAAACAAATAACATCTATGATTTGACCTGGGACTATGAGACCGTCGTCATCATACCTCCAGCCGCAGAAGACCCCTACGAAGAAAACGACGACTTCAACAACGCCAAAAACATGACCACCGAGCCTTCCCTCTCAGGGTGGTGGGGCCTTGGCACACAACTCGATAACGACTGGTTCAAATTCACCACACCGGGGAACGACAACCGCCTAGATATCTCCTGCACATTCGATAATGATGCAGGCAACATCGACATCATCCTCTACGATGATCGCGGCTATCCGATCATTTCTTCAACTGGCAGTAACGACGTTGAGCAAATCATCATCCCAATTTCGACACCAGGCTCCGTATACTATGTCCTTGTAAAAAGCGGCGAAGAAACCGCAACGGGCAATACCTATGACTTAGAGTGGTCCACCTCGTATACCAATTCCATCGACGATTTCTACGAAGAAAACGATACCCGCGAGACCGCAACTTCCGCAATCAGCACACCTGACACACCCATCTCCGAAACACCAACAGGTAAAGGCATCCAGTATGACGACGACTGGTTCGTGTTCAGCCCTGAAAATGGCACGATCGTCATGCTGATCTATGTCGATTTCCCCGACGCCGTCGGTAATATTCAAATCGCAGCATATGATTACAGAGGAATACTCACATCAACAGGAACTGCCACAGCAGATGGAGCGTTCGTCAACATTGAGGTGCACGGGGGATCAACCTTCTACTTAGAAGTGACTGGCAGTAATATCGGGGATACCTACGACCTTTACTACGAGAACCTAACCGAAGATAAATATGAGCCCAACAACAGTGCAGCCAGCGCAACCGACCTGACTGAATACAACCGCATTCCCCTATCAAGAATCGAAGGATCTGGCATACAAAACGAAAATGATTGGTATAAATATACCGTCCCTGAAGGTTCCTATGCACTAACAGTCGAAGCGAACTTCATCCATGCAGAGGGCGACCTCGACATGGCTCTAACCACCCCAGACGGAACGGTCTACGTCTCTGCTGGCGTGGTCGATGAGGAATACATCTTCATCTTCCCGGACACACTTGAGGAAACCATCGAAGGAGGCGATTACTTCCTTCGCCTGTATGGTTGGGCGGGCAACCATAACAGTGCCTACGATCTGAGCTTCACGGTCCTCGAACCACCCGCCCTTCCAGATCCTGCTCCAGAAGACAACTACGAGAGCAACAATACATTTGAAGATCCATCCACAGCCCTATCCTCTGCCAGCCAACGCGGAGTCCTCCTCTCTAATGTCAATGGATTCGGCACGCAACTAAATGCTGATTGGTATCGGATCTCAGTGCCTTCTGGGCAAAATATGGTAACCGTGCAATGCGACTTCATCCATTACGCCGATGGTAATATCGATATGGCGATCTACACAGGCAATGGCAATCCAGTCGCAACTGCTACCAGTAGCAGCAGCAATGAGACAATCACCTTTCTCGCGGCAGCATCAGGAGGCACTTACCTAATACAAATCACTGGTGAAAACGCGGGCGTCAACTACGACCTTAGCTGGACCAGCACCAGCCCTCCCGCGGAAGATGCTTACGAGCCTAATAGCTTCGTAAAACCCACCAATATTAACTCATTGGAAGGCCAATGGCTCTCCACGCGCAGCGGCAACGCAATACAGTATAACGCAGACTGGTATACCTTCAGCACAACTGGAAAAAACCTCCTTATAATCGATTGCCAATTTTCCCATTCCGATGACAACGACCTTCGTATGGTGCTCTATCGCAATGGATATGAAGTCGACTCAATAGATAGCGACAGTGGTTTAGAAACCCTCTTTTACTTCGACGACGACGGTGGCGACGCCACCTATAAATTGCTGATTGACGGGCCAGGCAATGGCACCAGTTACGATTTATATTGGAACGCCTACTCACTTAACACTACGACTCCCGTCGAAGACAATTATGAAGATAACGACGACTACTTTGAGGCCCGTAGCCTCTCTAGTCATGAAGGCACGTGGCTCAGCGCTATCAATGGCTATGGTGTTAAAATCGATGACGACAACGACTGGTATCGCATCGATATCCCAGCCGGAAAGAGCTTAGTCACCATCAATACTGCGTATGTCAATTACGACTATATCGTGTATCTTCGCGACAAAGACGGCCGCATTCTGTATAACTGGGATGGAGGCAGCACTGGACAAGTCACCCCAAACTCTGATGGCGACACCTTCTACCTAAACATTACCACCTACTTCAACGGTGCTAAATATGACATCAGGTGGAATGCAACCACAGCGAGCATCACCGCGCTAGATGCCGATTCTGACAACTTGTCAGATGCCTGGGAGCAAGCAAATGGCCTGAGCATCGAGAGCATCAATACCGATGAGAATCTCGATGCCGACCGCTACCCGAATTGGGCAGAATATACGCTCAACCTCGATCCAAACGTCTTTAGCAGTAACATTGTGCGGCAATTCCAGGACGAGGATTACATCTACATTCAGTTCACACAACGTCAGGATGCCATCGCCGACGGATACAGTGTTACAGTTAAAGAGAGCGCGACACTGAGTTTCTCAAGTCACGAAGCCGTGCATGTATCCACGGTGCCATCACCTGACAGCGATCAACTACAGATCGTCACATATCGTTGTTCAAATAAACTATCTGATACTCCGGCATGCTTCTTCATGCTTGAGGTCAACAAACCTGAGTGACGAGCACACGGCTCATGTAATACATCCCAAAGGCGGTAGAGAAATCTGCCGCCTTTACTTTGGGCACACCGTAGGATCAATGCGAGACTCCACAGTTTCTCTGTAAACTGTAATTTCTCCCGCGGAGGGTGGGGCTTGATTTTAGCACCAATGCCTTGGTTGCAACATACGTATCTTCTCTGAATCGTCGTCAAGCAATGCGGTATCTATGGAGCCATCCATAGTCTTTTTGCAATTTTAGATGATGGTGTAGATAATGCCAGCGTGTTCGCGTGCCGGAAGATATCCAATTGAATAGCCAGTTTCCCATGTCACACGTGGCGGTGTGCACAGCTTTTTTTTGCCTACATTGTTGCCGATTCATACATGGAAGTAACACACATCGATCAATCATTGAACTGAGGCTACGGGAGAATGAAAGGTAAGGATCAAACATTTAAGAAAACCGTATAATCCTAGATTCGGCAGTTGGCATGGGCTCTGATTCTTAAACCGTTAATTAACGTCCATCCAGTCCACTGCCAAAATGGCGAATGACCTAACACTCAATTCCTAGTTCGAGACCTCACCCAAGTATTTAGGCAGTATGTATTTAGAACCTCTGATTAACCTTAAAAGAGTAGTTAGAAGCTAGAAGGCAGTAGTTAGGAGCTGAATATTAGTGCTTTATGAACAATCTTCGATTCGCCAAATGGCTCCGCCTTTCGGTTGCACCCAAGGGCATAATAAGTGTCGCTGCGCTCGGAAGGCGCCAGCGAACACGATTAACACACATGGTTCCTCACGCTGGGGATATTCTTATAGCCGTGGATGATCTTCGGAGGAATTAAGGGATAGTTTACCAGTAGCGAATTGAAGCGATCCCAGTTCATTGACCCCCTCGGGGTTCGTCGCCCTAGCCATTGACGCGAGTGCCTATGCACTTCATTACGCAAACGCTTTAGGCTTCGGATGTTCCCTGTTATCCCATAGTAGCCTATGGCCACTAAGTTTCCGGTTGATCTGTTCCTGTTGCTCTTTCAAGGACAGATGGCGATGCTTCCAGCCCCACTCTTTGATTGATTTCAGAGAGCAGCGGAAGCGTTTAGCGGAGGTCTTCCGCTGCACCAGTCGCGTCTTCTCTGGATGGTTCTGCAACCCGTAGGCGGCGAAGCGTTCCTTCAATGCCTCCAGTATTGATTCGGCCTCGCCCTTATTAGCAAATCCCATAACGAAGTCATCGGCGTAGCGCACCATCAAGGACTTGCCTTGCAGGTGCGACTGGATGTCTTTGACGATACCAATCATCAAGGACGGTGTGCAGGTATACATTACTGAGTAAGGGGCTTATGACACCCCCTTGCGGCCTGCCAGCTTCGGGAGTATGCACGTGACCTTCCTCCCAAACGCCAGCTTTTAGCCATTTTCTTTATCAGGCGCGTGATCACGCCGTCTCCCACCCTGTGATGGAGTATCTCGCGCAGATGCGTATGAGCGATGGTGTCAAAATACTTGCGTAAATCGACGTCGAGCACGTAAGCCACATCTTGTTCATAGCTTAGGGCATACAGGGATGCGAGAGCATGGTGCGGTGATTTGCTAGTCGGAACCCGAAGGAAAAGTCGTAAAACTCTCCCTCGTAGATCGTCTCCAGCAGCATCACCATAGCGCGTTGCAGGATCTTATCCTCGTAGGTTGAGATACCCATACCGCGGTGCATTCCACTGCAATTCAGTCTCAAACCTCATACAGTTTACGCCGGATATACCAACCGCTGGCAAGCTCGTCGCGATCACCCCACACTTCCTGGATCATAAATGACCTTTGAGTTATTTAATTGGATGCTAGCACTTCCGTTAGTCCTCCAGTGCTAAGCACCGTGGCGACGTGCCATCCTGAGCAACTGAGTCTACACTAATCGTCGAAACTTCGCTTCAGAGCAGGATCGTATTGCTAGAAAGCGTTACACATTGGTAGCATGAGTGATTAGCAAGGCACTTCCTACTACTCGTTGATCACTACTGAGAGAACGTAAACAGGAACTGTTGTGCCGCAATGGAAACGAGGGATCCATTTCAGCAGAGTGATTCAGGTCTCGACTGTTCCTCACACAGTGTAATTGACGATGAACCAGAAAAAAGCCCCGCTCGGATACCGAACGGGGCTTTTGTAAATGGACTAGCAGAAAGCTTACTCTGCCACGGTTTCGATCGAACGATTCACAGTGCCACTCGGCGTCATGATCGTTGGATTCTGGAACAGTGAGTTCGCGTTCACATTACGATAGTTCTGACGTGATGGAGAACCACCAGGGCTGACGAGATTCGCAGTGACGAAGATCAACAGATTGCGCTTCTGACGGGACTCACCTTCCGAACGGAAGAGGCGACCGATGCCTGGGATATCACCAAGAACTGGAACCTTATCATTCACAGTCTTCACTTCATCACGAGTCAAACCACCCATCACAACTGTCGCACCATCAAACACAGTGACTTCAGTTGTAATCTCACGAGTAGAGAAAATCGGCTGATAGAAACCAGCAGGAACCGTCACAGTCAAGTCACCTTGAATCGCAACGCTCGGGCCACCATATTCAACGAATCCTTCGAACTCAGTGACACGTGGCTCAAGAATGAGGCTGATAGTGTCATCGTTCTCAACATTTGGAGTCACTGTCATTTCAACACCAACATTACGAGTGACGAAGTCTTGCGGAGTGCCGGCTGTGATAGAGATACCTCCACCGCCGCTACCAGTCGTGGAGTTATTGCTACCGGAAGAAACAGTCGACTCGATGTCGCCATAGCTTTCAGGGTAACGAAGTTCTTGAGCAACGGTGATTGTCGCACGCTTACCGGAAAGCACGGTGACTTTCGGAGCACTCATCAAATCACTGCCTGTCTTACGTGAGAGGGCGTTGATCGCTAGATCGACGTCTGCACCCGCAACAGTCCATCCCGTAGAGGTAAAGACGCTAGTGGCAGTGTTCGCCAGATCAATCACAGAAGTCAGATTCGGAGCCGCATTGACTGCTTCGATCTCGCCATTCACACGCACTGCAGATGCACTGACGCCGGTTGTGAAGGCAGAGCTCAGGTTACGATTCTGAGTGCTGAACTGACGCGCATTATCATAGGTAGGATTGCCATATTGATCCAATACCGGTGCACCATTTGAATCCAAGATGAATTGTGCACTATCACCAATGGTCCAGTCGAAGCCGAGTTCTTCGAGATCACCCTGTTGGACTTCGAGGAACTTCGATTCGATTTCAACTTGCTTCACTTCGTTATAGTTACGAAGGATCACGCGCATGCGCTCAAGATTACGGCTGGTTTGCGTGACGATGAGTTGCTCACCATCAAATGCGAGGCTTGCACCTGGAATATCGAAGTTCACACCCGCGCTCTGGAAGAAGCTTTGAAGCGCGACGACTTCGTCGTTTTGCGACGGAGCGCTTGAGCTCGAAGCAGACGGCGCAGCAAATGGATCAACGGGGCCGCCACCACTCGAACCACCACCATCACGGAAGCCAGTCAAGCGGATGACAGTTGCACGGGAGATTGGGAAGAATTCCGTGATGCTATTAGAGACACCATCATTGGCATCGCTCTTCGCTACGGTAACCGCATCACCACCGACGTTGTAGGCGAAGTTCACCTGTTGCGTGACGAACTCAAGGATACGATCCAAGTTCAAGTTACGCAGGCTAATGTTCACGCGTGGATTGCTTTCATTCGCATCAAAGAGTGGCACGATGTTCACACCGACGCCTTCTGGATCATACTCAACCGAAAGCTCGGACAGTGTGTCGATCACACGAGTCAGCTCCATACCGGAGAAGTTTACCTGAGGAATCACGATACCCTTCATCTTTTGCAAGATGCCAGTATCTTCTTTTGGCTGAACTGGGCCACCGCCAGTGACATCAAAGACTTTAGGACGCTCCCAGCTTTGATCGACCTCAGTCAGCATTTGCTCACGAGTCTTGTATTGGTTTTGAGCGTGGATATCGCCGAGAATTTCAGCAATACGAGTTTGAAAGAGCTTCGCTTCTGCGTTGTTTGCATCACGGGCTTCGACTTCTTTGAATGTGGAAGAAGCGCCATCGTAGTCACCATTCAAATACTGCGCACGCCCACGTGTAAGGAGATCGCGAATTACCTTAGTTTGCGCGACATAGTCTGGACTAATATCTTGAATTGCTAGGTCGTATGGATTGGAGATTTGTCGATTGAGATCAGCCGCCAATTCATTCGCATCTTTGGATTGACCACCTGCTGCGCGATACTCTTCAAGCAGTGCCTCAGCACCTTTTGCATCACCAGCAGCGGCCAACGCACGCGCTTCAGTTAAAACGATTTCCGCTTGCGCTTCTTGGATGTCCGCTAAGACGTCAGCAGTAGAAGTATTGAGAGTGAGACTTGCATTCGCAGCCGCAAGGAGCCCTGCGGCATCGGTATATGCACCGAGTTCTGCAAGCTTGTTTGCTTCTTCAATTGCAGTTTCAGCCGCCGCGATCTTCATATCTTGGTCTGCTGCTGCTGCTGCAACAATAGAATCTGCAGCAGAAGCGCTAGGAGCCTGCATGATGACATCAACCGACGCATCACCCGCTTGGCCGTAAACAGCATCACCACTTACTTCGCGATCTAAATCCTGATTGATTGAAGCAAGTAGGCGCTGAACATTCTCATCCTCAGGGGCGATTTTAATCAGCTCCTCTGCTTTTTCTTTGGCGAGCCCCAGATTTCCGGAGTCGCGAGCACGGAGTGTCTCAGCCATCAGCTGAACCTTCTCCGAAGCGTTTTGTGCATCGGCCATTTGCGGCGCGACGAAAGTAAAAGTTCCAAGCGCACCAGCCATCAAGATGGCGGACATGCGCTTTCGTGCTGCGAGGTATTTTTTCATATTTAGATTAAGCAATGTTGCTGTTTGTTAAATGTTTTTGAGATTAGAATGCGAAATCAAACACGTCACTATTCGCGTCTTCTTTCTCTTCTACTTCTTCGGGGGATTTAGTCTCTTCGCTTGGGGCGCTGAGTTGCAATTCTTTGATCTCTTCTTCTAATTCTAGTTTTTCGTCGCCCTGTTTCTTCACTGTGAC of Lentimonas sp. CC4 contains these proteins:
- a CDS encoding DUF1573 domain-containing protein; protein product: MNKFLSRLSALTLLLIAAFAIALLLKNRSAMQPGSALSDSPENAVATTSHAQADPIEAHEASPQGHAHTHNHAPTAAPQPTTSASAKQAKALSATLQGKSSRKISVATFDTLKTGTVGDTVQLDIAGTLIHGTIAAVQRKDIFHKIGIRLDDEAGTALVNITDGTQLKAQISLTGQTSVFTLNGDIEHDSATFEKKAVSDVYCAPKGATLTQALGLESINAPVYTPSVPAPEDGEIPILNSKPGSEYVIYLDLDGETVTDPNWTDRNFFNTIYATPMANSTNASWVTAVFRRVCEDYVIFDVNVTTDYDVFIAADVKKRVQCVFTSTNFEGAGTGGIAYVDSFGTDVVCWVFWEDEYFSAYAASHEVGHTLGLSHDGDSNSSYYGGHGDGETSWAPLMGNGFYDVSDPFERPNVTQWSNGDYDDADNQEDDLAIITTTTPRTNNSTEKNGLNYRADDYGDRTILSETLNVPNGAISHYGIVEQTDDQDWFKFLTEGGSIQIDADVVNIMSTEGTDGSNTYGSNLAVELTLYDSTGTQIDQSSPDDILGASLTTNLPSELALYYISIDGAGRKTSSDGFSDYGSLGEYLVSGNITPANITISDNNGQLIGPDAVASPTNGTAFGFVNESTTHQFQITNTGSTPISTTSITSNTNNFTASSFAPATLAPGESQSFNITFDTSSYGLYYGIITVNYDDGTPQTYPISVSATRTSIGGDDNYERNDTFFEPYNLSSTPGTNLQFLLGYGYQRNNDWFQIAIPAGSNQIKAQCDFLNSEGNIDLLLYDQTGRLLQTESSTDDNETLEYLVSHSNGGTFYLLVKSADSNDAETNNIYDLTWDYETVVIIPPAAEDPYEENDDFNNAKNMTTEPSLSGWWGLGTQLDNDWFKFTTPGNDNRLDISCTFDNDAGNIDIILYDDRGYPIISSTGSNDVEQIIIPISTPGSVYYVLVKSGEETATGNTYDLEWSTSYTNSIDDFYEENDTRETATSAISTPDTPISETPTGKGIQYDDDWFVFSPENGTIVMLIYVDFPDAVGNIQIAAYDYRGILTSTGTATADGAFVNIEVHGGSTFYLEVTGSNIGDTYDLYYENLTEDKYEPNNSAASATDLTEYNRIPLSRIEGSGIQNENDWYKYTVPEGSYALTVEANFIHAEGDLDMALTTPDGTVYVSAGVVDEEYIFIFPDTLEETIEGGDYFLRLYGWAGNHNSAYDLSFTVLEPPALPDPAPEDNYESNNTFEDPSTALSSASQRGVLLSNVNGFGTQLNADWYRISVPSGQNMVTVQCDFIHYADGNIDMAIYTGNGNPVATATSSSSNETITFLAAASGGTYLIQITGENAGVNYDLSWTSTSPPAEDAYEPNSFVKPTNINSLEGQWLSTRSGNAIQYNADWYTFSTTGKNLLIIDCQFSHSDDNDLRMVLYRNGYEVDSIDSDSGLETLFYFDDDGGDATYKLLIDGPGNGTSYDLYWNAYSLNTTTPVEDNYEDNDDYFEARSLSSHEGTWLSAINGYGVKIDDDNDWYRIDIPAGKSLVTINTAYVNYDYIVYLRDKDGRILYNWDGGSTGQVTPNSDGDTFYLNITTYFNGAKYDIRWNATTASITALDADSDNLSDAWEQANGLSIESINTDENLDADRYPNWAEYTLNLDPNVFSSNIVRQFQDEDYIYIQFTQRQDAIADGYSVTVKESATLSFSSHEAVHVSTVPSPDSDQLQIVTYRCSNKLSDTPACFFMLEVNKPE
- a CDS encoding reverse transcriptase domain-containing protein — its product is MYTCTPSLMIGIVKDIQSHLQGKSLMVRYADDFVMGFANKGEAESILEALKERFAAYGLQNHPEKTRLVQRKTSAKRFRCSLKSIKEWGWKHRHLSLKEQQEQINRKLSGHRLLWDNREHPKPKAFA
- a CDS encoding type II secretory pathway, component PulD codes for the protein MKKYLAARKRMSAILMAGALGTFTFVAPQMADAQNASEKVQLMAETLRARDSGNLGLAKEKAEELIKIAPEDENVQRLLASINQDLDREVSGDAVYGQAGDASVDVIMQAPSASAADSIVAAAAADQDMKIAAAETAIEEANKLAELGAYTDAAGLLAAANASLTLNTSTADVLADIQEAQAEIVLTEARALAAAGDAKGAEALLEEYRAAGGQSKDANELAADLNRQISNPYDLAIQDISPDYVAQTKVIRDLLTRGRAQYLNGDYDGASSTFKEVEARDANNAEAKLFQTRIAEILGDIHAQNQYKTREQMLTEVDQSWERPKVFDVTGGGPVQPKEDTGILQKMKGIVIPQVNFSGMELTRVIDTLSELSVEYDPEGVGVNIVPLFDANESNPRVNISLRNLNLDRILEFVTQQVNFAYNVGGDAVTVAKSDANDGVSNSITEFFPISRATVIRLTGFRDGGGSSGGGPVDPFAAPSASSSSAPSQNDEVVALQSFFQSAGVNFDIPGASLAFDGEQLIVTQTSRNLERMRVILRNYNEVKQVEIESKFLEVQQGDLEELGFDWTIGDSAQFILDSNGAPVLDQYGNPTYDNARQFSTQNRNLSSAFTTGVSASAVRVNGEIEAVNAAPNLTSVIDLANTATSVFTSTGWTVAGADVDLAINALSRKTGSDLMSAPKVTVLSGKRATITVAQELRYPESYGDIESTVSSGSNNSTTGSGGGGISITAGTPQDFVTRNVGVEMTVTPNVENDDTISLILEPRVTEFEGFVEYGGPSVAIQGDLTVTVPAGFYQPIFSTREITTEVTVFDGATVVMGGLTRDEVKTVNDKVPVLGDIPGIGRLFRSEGESRQKRNLLIFVTANLVSPGGSPSRQNYRNVNANSLFQNPTIMTPSGTVNRSIETVAE